In Thermococcus sp., the DNA window TAATGACGATGAGCTGATGCAGAACCTGATGTCGCTGATCGCTGATGAGGAAAGAAGACAGGAAATGGGTAAGAATGCTCGAAAAAGTGTGGAGAATCACTTTAGCTGGGAAGCAGTAGTTTCCCAGGTGTTTAACGCTTATAAGGAAACTATGGATCAGGCAAACGAAGAGCCCTTTGTCCTTTACAAGCTCCATCAAACCCTCAAGAGGGGGATCGCGAATGCTGGTGTCTTTAACCTTTGATGTGGAACAGGACTGTCCTCCCTACTTGAGCACAACTAGGGGGGTGGAGGAGGGGCTCCCGAAGATCCTTGACCTGCTTGGGGAAAAGGGGGTTAAGGGGACATTCTTTTTTACGGCACAGATGGCAAAGGAATACCCCCATCTAGTGAAGCGCGTGGTTGAAGATGGCCATGAACTGGGGTGTCATACCTACAACCACGAGCGTCTGGACAAACTGTCAAAAGGTGAAGCCGAGAGGATCATAGAGAAATCCCTCCAGGTGTTGAGGAACTTTGGAGAGGTGGTCTCGTTCAGATCCCCGAATTTACAGCTTCCTTCTGAGATATACGCCGTATTGAGGGAGAAGGGAATCCTTGTGGACTCTTCAAAGGCCGTCTATAAGAGGTACCGGGGCATCTCGTACGTGGGTGGTGTGCTGGAAATCCCCGCTTCTGTAACTTCCTCCGTATTGAGGCTTCCCTGGAGAATCCAACGAATAATCCATGCTCGTTTAAGGGAGCCGAGGGTTTATTTCGCCCATCCTTGGGAGTTTGTCCCGATGAAGGGGGTACGCTTTGACTGTCGCTTTAACACTGGAGAAAAAGCCCTTGAGTTGCTTGAAAGACTTATAGACCACTACAGAAGGGAGAACGCAGAATTTTTATTGATGAGGGACTATCTAAAGGTTTTCAAGCCCGAAAGGCGTCAAGAGGCAGAGGGAGTCTCACAACACCCTAGGTAGATTGATCCACATTAGGTATAGGGCCACCAGAACCACCACAGCTGCGAAAACCTGTCTCAGCTCCCTGCAGGAAAGCGATTTTGCTGTACGCACGCCGATGGCGTCTCCAATTAGCCCGCCTAGCACGAAGAGTATCACTATTACAAGGTCTATGGGTCTGCCTTGGAGTTCGTAGCTCACAAAGCCAGCAAGTCCGTTAAGGACTACCACGAAGAGGGACGTTCCAACTGCACGATGCATTTTAAGCCCTGCACCCATCGTCAGGGCTGGGACAAGCAGGAAGCCGCCTCCGACCCCAAAGAATCCAGAGGCAATCCCAACGAGAAAGCCAAGGCCAGCGACGTTAATACGGCTAATTTCTTTCCCCTCTTTAACCTGTTGAACCTGTTTACTATTGTTCTTCACCATTTTAATCGCTATAGCTACCATCAGAACCGCGAACAGCGTCAGCAAAAGGGGCCCTTTTACAGATTTGTTCATGTAGCTACCGATATAAATCCCGGGAATGCTTGTAAGGGCCATTAGCGTTCCGGTTTTAAAGTCTATGTTTCCCTTTCTCCAGTGCATTATGAACCCTATGATTGCGGTTATTCCTACAGCAACCAAGGAGGTGCCGACGGCGGTGTGGGGATCAAGGCCTACGAAGTACACCAGCAGGGGGACTGCAAGGACTGATCCACCGCTTCCCGTAAGGCCAAGCGACAGTCCAGAGAGGAACCCAGAGATTACAGAATCCACTAGATTCATAACGATTTCCCCAGAGCGATGAATTAAAGTGTACCCTTTTAAAATTTCCTCTGATTCCAAATTAAATGATGCCAGCCCCGTAGAGCGCGTGATATGCTTTAAGTAACGTGTTCTGAACTCTCTTCGGGCCAAAGGTTCTCACGGCCCTTCCAAGGCCCTCGTTGTAGATACGGCGCATTATGAAGTCCGTCTCGCGGTTGAGACTCAGCTTTTCCTGGTTCTCAAGGTAGAGGCGCGCTATTTGGGCAGGCTCGCGGTAGTTGAGTCCCTTCAGCCACCTGAGCGGAATCCCGTCGTTGAAGCGCTTGACGACCTCAAAGCCGATGACCGTAACCTCATCGTCACCGTAGAGGTCGCCGTAAATCTTGTTCAGCTCATGGAGGAGCTCCTTAACGTCCGAAAAGCCATCTAACTCTGCATCCTCATTGGTTAATTCCTTTACTTTCTTTTTCTCAACTTTAGTTATCCTGACCTTTGCTAGTGTAGTGTCGCTCGGCCTGACCACTAGGTAAACCTCACTCCCCGGCTTCGCCTCGTAGTTACCGTAGCGTATCGTGGTTACCTTGTCCCCGCGAAGGATTTTAGACTTATAGACTGAGTCAATCAGCATGAATTTCCTTATCTGGACCGGCTTCGCTCTCCTCAAGGTTCAACCCCCTCAGTATCCCCGGTAGTTCTTCGAGTGAGTTCATCGTGAAATCGGCGTAGTCGAGATACTCAAGCTCCCTGTCGGCGTATTTTCCATAGCGGAACCAGATGGTGGTCATACCCACGTTTTTAGCCCCATATATGTCGGAGTAAAGCCTGTCCCCAACCATGAGCGCCTCTTCAGGCTTGACCCCTATGTCTCTCAAAGCCCTCTTGAATATCCGAGGGTGGGGCTTCTTCACGCCAAGGGAGTCGGATATGAGTACTTCATCGAAGTATGGATCGAGTTCGAGGCGGAGTATTTTCTCCCACTGCTTTATCGGGTCGCCGTCGGTGATTATCCCGAGGCGATAGCCGTCCTTCTGGAGCTCCAGCAGAAGTCGTCTGACACCACGGACGGTTCTCAGGTATGCGAACTTGGTGTTGTGATATGAAATGACTCCGGCGGCAACTAGTTTGGGGTCGTAGGGAATCTCTAGTCTTCTTAAGAGGTAGTCAAAATGTCGGTTGAAGTTGCTTCCATACTCTTTTATCAGCTCAAGAAGCTCCCCGTAGGCGGTGTCGAAGTCAACCGGGAGGCCGTGACGCACCATGTTCTCTATCGCGTTCCGGCGCGCCATCTCGGCTAGCCTCGTCGTATCGACAATCGTATCATCTAGGTCAAAGAACACGACCTTTATCATCACGCTCCCCAGCCTATCTCGTTGAAGTGATATTTAACCCTTCTCAATATCGAGGTAGGGTCCCTTGGGATCCTGTGCCTTCATCTTCCTGTAAGCCCTGAAGTATTCGTCCTCCTCCAGCCACTCCCCTATGAGATCATCGAGGGTTCTCTTGAGGGATATCGGTGTCGTGGAGACGAAGATTATCCTTCCGAGTTTGAGTGGTCTTATGGCGGAGATGATGCGCTTTATGAAGTCGTTGGGGCCGTGGATGATGAGGAACTTCCTCTCGTGCCAGTCCCCCCTTCCCTCTGGCTTCCTCTCAACGACCTCCTTTAGCTTCCAGCCCAAACACTCCTTCGGAACCTCGTGAACCTCGACACTGTCAAGGGCATTTCTAACGGCCTCAACCTCTTCCCCAGAAAATCCTATCAGAAAAACCGCCTCATTCATTAAGCATCACCTTCACCTTTTCCATCAGCATATCCATGACCTCGCCCGCCCGTCCACGGATGAAGACGTCGGCTATCGGTGTTATCCCACTCCGTTTGGTGTTCACCTCGATTACCCTGCCGCCGTGCTCCTTAACGATCTGGGGGATGTATGCTGCTGGATAAACGATGCCGCTCGTTCCAATGACGAGAACGAGGTCCGCACTCCTGGCCAGCTTAAAAGCTTCCTCCAGCGCCTTTTTCGGAAGTGGCTCGCCGAACCATACAACGTCTGGCCTTAGAAGGGAACCACAGCGCGGACACTCTGGGAGACCTCTCTCATTTAGGGACTCCTCCAGACGATCACTCTCCTTAAGATTCTCCGTGTAGGAGCAGGAAGTGCACCTAACGCGGAAGATGTTTCCGTGAAGATCCATCACGTTCCTGCTCCCTGCCTCGCGGTGCAGGTCGTCGACGTTCTGCGTTATCACTGCCGTCAGAATCCCCATCCTCTCGAGTTCTGCAAGGGCATAGTGAGCCGGGTTCGGCTTTGCTTTCATTACCAGGTTCATCCTCCACTTCTGACCTCCTTCCCGCCGTGAAGGGCGAGGGTTCCAACGAATTAACCCCTCACCATTGGCAGGGAGGTTTGAGGGGGTAACCCTCATCACCCCTTTTGAAGAGGGTTCGGAGAACCCCTCTGGCTCGGCCTTGAGCCAATTACCCCTACCCGCCGTTAAACCCGGCAGGTTTGGGGTTATCGTTTCTACCGCCTTCTTTAAGATATTAAACGCTCCAACAAGGTCCGCGTTAAACACAAGCCCCGTCGCGGGACACTTAAATAATCCGCGAACGAAGCGAGCCCCTTCGTGAGGATTCCCGCAGACGGGACAAGTCTTCGAAGTGTAAGCCTCATTAACCAGCTCAACCAGAATATCATACTCCTCTGAGACTTCCTTGAGCCGTTGAATCACCGTGTTGAAACGCCAAGTGCGGGAGAGGATGAAATTCCGCTTCTTGCCCTTATTCGGCTTTTTAGCAATCCCCTTAGGATAACCGACCACAATCCTTGAAACTCCGAGATTGTAGAGCTTTTCAACAGTTTGCCTTACCGCCGTGTTAATGTAGTGTCTGGCTTGAAGTTTAGCCTTCTCATGCATTCTTTTGAATTTTCTACTCGTTTTCGCTCCCGACTTGTTGAGTTTAGACTGATAAACGGCTATTTTCCTCTGGAAGTAGAAGTCTATTGCCTTGATTGGCCTGCCACTAACGAGAAAACTCTCCCCGTTCTCAACGTAGACCGCCATTAGATTGTTCACTCCCAAGTCAATGCCCGCTGAGAGGTTTCCTAAGGGCTCTCTTGGAACTTCAAACCAGCCTTCTTTGGTCAATTTCTGACTGACCGTCAGGCTGATTTTTGCAGACCATTTTCTTTTCACGTCGTCGTAGATGATTTCAAGCCTCCCTTGTTTGCCCTTCAAGTGTATCCTACCCTTGAACTGAATTTCTAACTTACCGAATTTTCCGAGTCCTTTAAGGATTAACTTGTTGCCTTCAATTTTGTATTGGTCGTTCCTGAGGATGATTAAGGGTTTTCTTCTCCCACCTTCCTTCAAATAGTTTGGAGGTTTTGGTTTGAGCCATTTGGGGAGTTCTCCGGACTTCTTTTTCCTTGCAAGGGAGAAGAAATTTCGCCATGCTTCAGTATTCTTCCTGCAAATCTGCTGGACTGTCGCCGAGCCAATTTCCTTCTTAAACTCCTTGTAGACGATTTTCCTGTCTTGTTGAAGTCTACCGGTTTACCCTCAAAGAATTCTTGCCTGCGGAGGTAGTTTACTCGGTTCCAGACTTTAGCCCCAACATCGGCTAACTTGAAAAGGATTTTCTCCTGTTCTTTTGAGGGCTGGAGTTTTACCGTTACTGTCCTTTTCGTTTTAACTCACGCTCCCATTGGGTTTCAACGTAGTGCTTAACAATCTCGTCCGTTATGTAGCCGACTGAGGCGACAAAATAGGAGCGAGACCAGAGTCTCCCGTGAGTCGTTTTGCTCCTCAGTTCTGGAAATTCTTGGAGGAGTTTCCTGGCAGTTTTACCCTTTAAGTGGTTCACTATTTGGGCTGGCGAGAGGTTGGGTTTGGCTTGGAGGAAGACGTGAACGTGGTCTGGCATTACTTCGAGGGCGATGACTTCGCACCCAATTTCTTCCGAGTATTCTTTGAGCATTTCCTTGAGTCTCTCTGCGACTTTTCCGGTGAGAATGTCCCTCCGGTATTTTGGTATCCAGACGATGTGGTAGGTTATGAAGTGTTTTGCGTGTCTTGTTCTCTTGATTCTTGGTGATTCTGGTTTCATTGTGAACCCCTTAGTGTATGATATGTATCAAGACTTAAATGTTTTTCGCTTCCTATTTAAAGGCAGGTAAAAGCTCCAGACGAGATGGGGATCCTTTTTGAGGGCCCTCGGAGTGGCAAGCTCCTCCGGCCGGTGCTTTTTCCACAGCCCCTTGGAGCCTCTGAAGGTCGGAACGCCGCTCTCGGCACTTACCCCTGCACCTGTGAAGGCTATCGCGAACTTAGACTTCACTAGCAGCTTAGCGGCTTCTTCCAACATGTTACTACCACTTCGGAAGACCTTAAAAATCCTGCCCGTGATTTTGGATATGAGTGGAGAATTCAGAGGATATTCTAATCGAAAAATCTAAAGACCGTGCAAGGGTTTAAATTGTATGCATGCATACATTTAACTGGAGGTGAGACGATGCCGGTTACGGACGGCACCCCAAAGAGCAAAGTCACCACTTCACACGGCCGTTACTACGCGGAGAGAATGGCGCTGGCGAGACGGAAGAAGCTTAGACGGCGAGCCACGCTCCTTCAGCTCGTGAGAAAGAGGAAGGGGATAGTCGCGCTCAGGACGAGCACGATAAGGGTTGAGAAGAGACACATAACAAAGAACGAAGCCCTCGCGATACTCGTGGGGACGCAAATTGGGGCGGGAGTCCTCGGATTACCCTATGCGGCAAGTAAGGTTGGCCTTATTCCAGCGTTTGGCGTCCTCATGGGGATCATGCTCCTCATGCTCGGAACCGCTTTCATAGTACTAAAGCTCAGCGCCGGCATGAACGGCGCCCAGATGAGCACCGCCGCGAGCAGGACCCTTGGAAAGGCTGGGGGTTGGCTGATGTACATCAGCATCTTTATAATGAGCTTCGGCGCGCTCCTGGCCTACATAGCAGGCATGGGAAGCGTGTTCCAGAGCCTCTTTGGAATAAACGAAACCCTCGGGGCGCTCATCTTCTGGGTTCTGGCTTCACTCGTTGTCTACCACGGCCTCGAAGCCAGCGGGAAGACCGAACTGATAATGAGCTACATCATGCTCGTCCTCTTCATCGGCGTCACCGTGATGCTGGCCCCCCACGCGAAGCTCAACAACGGGCTATACGTTGACTGGGGCGGACTGCTCAGCATAACTGGAGTGGCTATCTTCGCCCTCGGCTGCCACACCGTCATCCCCGACGTCTACAAGGGACTTGGGAGCTACGATGAGACGAAGAAGGTTGTGGTGCTCGCATTCCTGATTCCAACGGCAATATACGCGGTGTTTATGGCGGCGTTCCTGCTGGCCTTTGGAAGGGACACACCCCAGATAGCTACCCAGGGACTTCAGCTCCTCTACGGAGAGCTGGGCAACGTCATAGGTAACCTCATACCCCTGCTGGCAATAACGACGAGCTACATAGGCATAGCCCTCGCGCAACAGAGCAACAGCGAGGAGTTCGTACGCATGAGGAGATTATACGCATGGGTGCTGACGGTGATTCCTCCAGCCATCGTTTACTTTGCCGGCGTTAGGAACTTCGCGGACGTTCTGGCCTTCGCCGGCGACACCGGGGACATGCTGGCCTTCATCGTGCTTCCAATACTGATGTGGTTTGCCTACCGCTTGGGGAGGCGCTGAGCCTCCACCTCTCTTTTTCTCATCGGAGGTCTGGCCCTTCTTCAACGATCCTAGTGCACATTTCTGAACACGTTCTTATCTCGGTAAGATTTATATTCATGACGTTTAAATCCCCATCGAGGTGTTTGTGATGGCTGAGTACATGGAATACCGCGACAAGGTCTTGGAGTTTATTGAGGACCACGAGAACTGGAGGAAGCATACGATAAACCTCATAGCGAGCGAAAACGTGACCTCTCCAAGTGTCACCCGTGCCGTTGCGAGTGGGTTCATGCACAAGTACGCCGAGGGCTGGCCGAAGCAGCGCTACTACCAGGGTTGCAAGTACGTTGATGAGGTCGAGCTTATAGGTGTTGACCTCTTCACCAAGCTCTTCAAGAGTGACTTTGCCGATTTGAGGCCGATCTCTGGAACCAACGCCAACCAGGCTGTCTTCTTCGGACTCGCCCAGCCGGGAGACAAGGCTATCGTTCTGCACACCAGCCACGGTGGGCATATAAGCCACATGCCCTTCGGTGCCGCTGGAATGAGGGGTCTTGAGGTCCACACCTGGCCCTTTGACAACGAGGAGTTCAACATCGACGTCGACAAAGCCGAGAAGCTTATCCGTGAGGTCGAGCCCAGGATAGTCGTCTTCGGCGGTTCACTCTTCCCGTTCCCACACCCGGTCAAGGAACTTGCACCGGTCGCTAAAGAGGTTGGAGCCTACGTCATGTTCGATGGAGCGCACGTCCTTGGTCTCATCGCTGGCAAGCAGTTCCAGGACCCGCTCCGTGAAGGGGCTGACATAATCACCGCTTCAACCCACAAGACCTTCCCGGGACCGCAGGGCGGTGTCATCATCTATAAGCGCTTTGGAGAGACCGAGGAGATAGCCAAACTCCAGTGGGCAATCTTCCCAGGTGTTCTGAGCAACCACCACCTCCATCACATGGCCGGAAAGACCATCACAGCGGCGGAAATGCTCGAGTACGGACAAAAGTATGCGGCCCAAATAGTGAAGAACGCAAAGGCCCTTGCCGAGGCCCTTGCCGAGGAAGGTTTCAAAGTCGTCGGCGAAGACAAGGGCTACACCAAGAGCCACCAGGTCATTGTCGACGTCAGCGACCTGCACGAGGCCGCTGGAGGATGGGCCGCCCCGCTCCTTGAGGAGGCCGGCATAATTCTCAACAAGAACCTCCTGCCATGGGATCCGCTTGAGAAGGTCAACACTCCGAGCGGCCTGCGCATAGGCGTCCAGGAGATGACCCGCGTCGGCATGATGGAGGGCGACATGAAAGAGATAGCGCACTTCATGAAGCGCGTGCTCCTTGACAGGGAAGACCCGAAGAAAGTCAAGCGCGATGTATACGGCTTCCGTGCCGAGTTCCAGAAGGTCTACTACTCCTTTGACCATGGCCTCCCGCTTAGGGAGTGACCCTCCGTTTATTATCTTTTTCTCTTGAAAGCCTCGCCGTTCACGGCAGGGATACAGTAAACCACCCAACAGCCCTTAAACAGGAAAGCAACAGAAAATCCTAAATACACTAACCACCCACACTCACCATTGGGTGGGCGATAGTGGGGAGAATCGACATCTACCTGAGGGACGACGTGGAGAAAAAGTTCAGAGAACTCGTCGAGAAACTCTACGGTGGAAGAAAAGGAAGCCTGAGCATAGCCGCCGAGCAGGCAATTCTCGACTGGATTAAAAAAGTCGAAAGCGAGGAGAAATGAAGCGCTCAGTAACCCTCAAACTCCAACCCTCAAAAGCCCAAGAGAAAACCCTCTTCAAGTTAGCCCTAATCACTTCTAAAGCCTGGAACCGGGTAAACTACCTGAGAAGGCGGGAATTCTTTGAAGGTAAACCAGTGGACTTTCTGGAAACACAGAAGACAGTCTATGAAGAGTTCAAGAAGGAAATCGGTTCCGCCACAGTTCAGACAATAGCGAGGAAGAACGCCGAAGCTTGGCGGAGTTTCTTCTCCCTCCTTCGGAACAAGAGAAACAGGGAACTCCCGAAATGGATGAGGCCAAAACCGCCAGAATACGTCAGGGATGCTCACCTAATAATCCTGAGGAATACACAATATAGGATTGAAGGGAACAGACTTGTTCTGATGGGTCTCGGCAAGTTCAAACGTCTCGAAGTCCAGTTTAAAGGTAGAATACATCTCAAGGGTAAACAGGGGAGATTAGAAATCACCTACGATGCCATTAAGCGGAAGTGGTATGTTCACATCAGCTTTACCGTTGAAGAAAAGTTAATCAACGGTGAGTGGATGAAAGTCCCAAGGAAACCATTGGGCGACCGTTCGGTAGGAATTGACTTGGGTGTAAACAACTTAATGGCTGTCTATGTGGAAAACGGTGAAAGCTTCCTCGTGAACGGAAGACCGTTGAAGAGCATTGCCTTTTACTGGCAGAAGAGAATAGCCGAGTATCAGTCAAAACTCAACAAAAGCGGTGTAAAGAAGAGTAGGCAGCTAAAAAGAATGCACGAGAAGGCCAAACTTCAAGCCAAACACTACATTAACACTGTTGTGAGACAGACCGTTGAGAGGCTTTATCAATTGGGTGTTAGCAGGATTGTTGTTGGCTATCCAAAAGGAATTGCCAGGGACTCTGATAAGGGCAGAAGGCAGAATTTCCTCCTCTCTCACGTCTGGCGGTTCAATATGGTAATTCAACGGCTCATGGAAGTTGCGGAAGAGTATGGTATCAGCATTATGGCTGTTGATGAGGCTTTCACTTCCAAAACTGCCCCGTTTGCGGGAAGCCCCATGAGGGAGCTCGCTTCGTTCGCGGATTATTTAAGTGTCCCGCGACGGGGCTTGTGTTCAATGCCGACCTTGTTGGGGCGTTCAACATTTTGAAAAAGGTAGCAAAAACGATAACCCCTAACTTGGGTGGCTTGTACGCTCAAGGGAGGGGTAACTGGCCGAAGACCGGGCCAGAGGGGTCGAAGACCCGTTTTGGTTTGGGTTTTAATGAGACCCCTCGAACCTCCCCGTCATTAGCGAGGGGTTAACTCGTTGAAGCCCTCATCCTTCAGGGCGGGGAGGAGGTCAGTCTCTGTTGTTTTTCACAGGGGAGTCATGTTTTGGAAGTTCGGTTGGGGTTTCTACGATACTAAGGAAACTCCGTTAGAAATTTTTTAAGAAAAAGTTATAAACTGTCTTTCCCACGGCTTTACAGCGGTGCCTAGCCTTCATAACCCATGCACCCCTCTGGCACCGCTCACACTGACCAAGGGGGCTTTAATAAGGATTTTAAAATCAGTAGCTTGAATATAGCCTCCATAACGATTGAGCGCTAGAATAACCGCCAAACTGCGACTGGAATAAAAACCTTCGAACCAGACCTTGAATAAGGGTTTAAATGAGCTGTTCCAATCTGCTTAGCAATCCGTGTTCTTCCGCTTCAAACCTATTTGAAGTGTTGGATAATATTAAAAGGAACCCTCCGTAAGATATGAGGGTGATAACGTGAGGAAAGTAGTTCCAGTGCTCTTACTACTGCTTCTAATACCCGTGGGCTACTACGTGGGTACCCAGGGAAAAGGCACCACCTATTCCGCGGGGCACAATGGCTCCTCTGAAATCAGTTTTCAGGCAGAGAACCTCTCCGTCTTCATGAAACTGGACAGAGAAATATACTCAAGGAACGACACGATGAGGCTAACAATCATCAACACGGGAGAGCTAAACGCCACAACCGGCTACGGATTCAGAATCTACCGCTTGGAAAACGGAAAGTGGACAGAGGTGCAGGTCAAGATGATGTTCATCCAGATGGCGGTAATAATTCCCCCTGGAAAGGAGTGGGAGCAAAGGGTGAAGCTCTCCAGTCTGAACCTCGAGCCGGGTCACTACAGGGTGGTCAAAAGCGTTATTATCTCCAACAGTGAAACCCACAACGCAGTTGGTATGAATGTGGGTGCCGAGTTCGATGTGAGGTGATAAGTGGCATTCCATTAGCAAAACTTTTTATCCCCCTCTCACATACCCAACCCTCGGCTATAGGGGTGAGGAAAAATGAAGTTCTGCCCAAAGTGTGGTAACCTCATGCTTCCAGACCGGAAAAGAAAGGTCTGGGTCTGCCGTTCCTGTGGCTATGAAGAGCCTTTTGACGAGGAGAAGGACCGAGAGAAGACCAAGATAACCCAGAAAGTTGAACACAAGCCGGATGAGGGCATCATCGTCGTTGATAAGGACGTGGAGACCCTGCCAACGACGAAGGTCTACTGTCCCAAGTGTGGTGAGGTTGTCGAGGCTTACTGGTGGGAGATGCAGACGAGGGCAGGTGATGAGCCGAGTACAATATTCTACAAATGCAAAAAGTGTGGCTACGTCTGGAGGTCTTACGAGTGAAGTCCGAGGAGGAACTGAAACTTGAGACCATAAGAAGGCTTGCTAGGAAGGCCCTGAAGGAGCTTGATGAAGCATACAGAAGAATCCCCGAGACTGACAACGGAAAAGCTTATTTATTCCGCGGGAAAGAAAGGGTTAGGATGATGCTCAGTATACTCAAGGAGGGATAAAGATGCCATTCGAAATAGTTTTTGACGGGGCTAAGGATTTCGCTGATCTTATTGCAACAGCCAGCAACCTCATAGACGAGGCCGCCTTCAAGGTAACAGAGGAAGGAATAAGCATGCGCGCCATGGACCCTAGCAGGGTCGTCCTCATCGACCTCAACCTCCCGGAAGGGATATTCTCCAAATATGAGGTTGAGGAAGAGGAAACCATAGGGATTAACATGGATCACTTCAAGAAGGTCCTCAAGCGCGGAAAGGGCAAGGACACGCTCATCCTGAAAAAGGGCGACGAGAACTTTCTTGAGATAACCTTCGAGGGAACTGCGAAGAGAACCTTCAAGTTGCCGCTCATAGAGGTGGAAGAGCTCGAGCTCGAGCTTCCGGAGCTTCCATTTACTGCTAAAGTCGTCGTCCTAGGAGAGGTGCTTAAAGAGGCCGTCAAGGACGCCTCCCTCGTCAGTGACGCCATGAAATTCATCGCCACAGAGAACGAGTTCATTATGAAGGCCGAGGGCGAGACGAACGAGGTTGAGATAAAGCTTACCCTTGAGGATGAGGGTTTACTCGACCTCGATGTTGAAGAGGAAACGAAGAGCGCTTACGGAATCAGCTATCTGGCTGACATGCTGAAGGGCATCGGGAAGGCCGACGAGGTAACGGTCCGCTTTGGCAACGAGATGCCCCTCCAGATGGAGTACCTTATACGGGACGAAGGAAAGCTTGTCTTCCTCCTCGCGCCGCGCGTTGAGGACTGATTTTCTTCTTCCCTATTCCCCGGAGGGGTGGTCATGGACATCGTCAAGCTCAGGGAGCTTCTTGAGGGTGAACTTTCGTCCCCGGAGCTGACCGAAGTTGGGGAGGAATTTTACAGGGAGTTCGACAGCTTGATAAAGGCCCTGAAGCTCGGCGCCGAAAGCTCCCATGAAAGGGGAGAGAACGTCGAGGAAAAACTTTATCTGGCCCAGGTAGAGATAGCTGAAAAGCTCGCCCGTGAGATAATTAAAATCCGCCTCCACAAGCTCGTTGACCTCGCAGTTGAAGGTCTTCCCAGTGAGATGACGGAAGAGGAGAAAAGGATATTCAGTGTTCTACGGGCATTTGTGGAGCGTGGAGAGGTTCCAGAAGCTCTACCCCGTGAGGAGCAACCGATTCGTGAGGAGATTGCTATAGCTAAGCCTGTCTCACCGCAGAGGAAGGTCCCACACGAAGCGTACATAATCCTGGTCGACCTTCCAAAGGTTCTCGACCCCGGGCTGAGGGAGTACGGACCGTTTCACGCTGGTGATATGGCCGTTCTCCCGAGGGAACTTGGGAAAGTCCTCTTAGAGAGAAGCGCGGCTGAGAGGATTAAAATAACCC includes these proteins:
- a CDS encoding polysaccharide deacetylase family protein — translated: MSFTSSIKPSRGGSRMLVSLTFDVEQDCPPYLSTTRGVEEGLPKILDLLGEKGVKGTFFFTAQMAKEYPHLVKRVVEDGHELGCHTYNHERLDKLSKGEAERIIEKSLQVLRNFGEVVSFRSPNLQLPSEIYAVLREKGILVDSSKAVYKRYRGISYVGGVLEIPASVTSSVLRLPWRIQRIIHARLREPRVYFAHPWEFVPMKGVRFDCRFNTGEKALELLERLIDHYRRENAEFLLMRDYLKVFKPERRQEAEGVSQHPR
- a CDS encoding sulfite exporter TauE/SafE family protein; protein product: MNLVDSVISGFLSGLSLGLTGSGGSVLAVPLLVYFVGLDPHTAVGTSLVAVGITAIIGFIMHWRKGNIDFKTGTLMALTSIPGIYIGSYMNKSVKGPLLLTLFAVLMVAIAIKMVKNNSKQVQQVKEGKEISRINVAGLGFLVGIASGFFGVGGGFLLVPALTMGAGLKMHRAVGTSLFVVVLNGLAGFVSYELQGRPIDLVIVILFVLGGLIGDAIGVRTAKSLSCRELRQVFAAVVVLVALYLMWINLPRVL
- a CDS encoding ASCH domain-containing protein, translated to MLIDSVYKSKILRGDKVTTIRYGNYEAKPGSEVYLVVRPSDTTLAKVRITKVEKKKVKELTNEDAELDGFSDVKELLHELNKIYGDLYGDDEVTVIGFEVVKRFNDGIPLRWLKGLNYREPAQIARLYLENQEKLSLNRETDFIMRRIYNEGLGRAVRTFGPKRVQNTLLKAYHALYGAGII
- a CDS encoding TIGR02253 family HAD-type hydrolase, which produces MIKVVFFDLDDTIVDTTRLAEMARRNAIENMVRHGLPVDFDTAYGELLELIKEYGSNFNRHFDYLLRRLEIPYDPKLVAAGVISYHNTKFAYLRTVRGVRRLLLELQKDGYRLGIITDGDPIKQWEKILRLELDPYFDEVLISDSLGVKKPHPRIFKRALRDIGVKPEEALMVGDRLYSDIYGAKNVGMTTIWFRYGKYADRELEYLDYADFTMNSLEELPGILRGLNLEESEAGPDKEIHAD
- a CDS encoding DUF3783 domain-containing protein produces the protein MNEAVFLIGFSGEEVEAVRNALDSVEVHEVPKECLGWKLKEVVERKPEGRGDWHERKFLIIHGPNDFIKRIISAIRPLKLGRIIFVSTTPISLKRTLDDLIGEWLEEDEYFRAYRKMKAQDPKGPYLDIEKG
- the tnpA gene encoding IS200/IS605 family transposase, translated to MKPESPRIKRTRHAKHFITYHIVWIPKYRRDILTGKVAERLKEMLKEYSEEIGCEVIALEVMPDHVHVFLQAKPNLSPAQIVNHLKGKTARKLLQEFPELRSKTTHGRLWSRSYFVASVGYITDEIVKHYVETQWERELKRKGQ
- a CDS encoding aromatic amino acid transport family protein; protein product: MPVTDGTPKSKVTTSHGRYYAERMALARRKKLRRRATLLQLVRKRKGIVALRTSTIRVEKRHITKNEALAILVGTQIGAGVLGLPYAASKVGLIPAFGVLMGIMLLMLGTAFIVLKLSAGMNGAQMSTAASRTLGKAGGWLMYISIFIMSFGALLAYIAGMGSVFQSLFGINETLGALIFWVLASLVVYHGLEASGKTELIMSYIMLVLFIGVTVMLAPHAKLNNGLYVDWGGLLSITGVAIFALGCHTVIPDVYKGLGSYDETKKVVVLAFLIPTAIYAVFMAAFLLAFGRDTPQIATQGLQLLYGELGNVIGNLIPLLAITTSYIGIALAQQSNSEEFVRMRRLYAWVLTVIPPAIVYFAGVRNFADVLAFAGDTGDMLAFIVLPILMWFAYRLGRR
- the glyA gene encoding serine hydroxymethyltransferase — its product is MAEYMEYRDKVLEFIEDHENWRKHTINLIASENVTSPSVTRAVASGFMHKYAEGWPKQRYYQGCKYVDEVELIGVDLFTKLFKSDFADLRPISGTNANQAVFFGLAQPGDKAIVLHTSHGGHISHMPFGAAGMRGLEVHTWPFDNEEFNIDVDKAEKLIREVEPRIVVFGGSLFPFPHPVKELAPVAKEVGAYVMFDGAHVLGLIAGKQFQDPLREGADIITASTHKTFPGPQGGVIIYKRFGETEEIAKLQWAIFPGVLSNHHLHHMAGKTITAAEMLEYGQKYAAQIVKNAKALAEALAEEGFKVVGEDKGYTKSHQVIVDVSDLHEAAGGWAAPLLEEAGIILNKNLLPWDPLEKVNTPSGLRIGVQEMTRVGMMEGDMKEIAHFMKRVLLDREDPKKVKRDVYGFRAEFQKVYYSFDHGLPLRE
- a CDS encoding immunoglobulin-like domain-containing protein, translated to MRKVVPVLLLLLLIPVGYYVGTQGKGTTYSAGHNGSSEISFQAENLSVFMKLDREIYSRNDTMRLTIINTGELNATTGYGFRIYRLENGKWTEVQVKMMFIQMAVIIPPGKEWEQRVKLSSLNLEPGHYRVVKSVIISNSETHNAVGMNVGAEFDVR